A stretch of DNA from Maridesulfovibrio sp.:
TTTCAGTACTTCTACTGTCGATATGCCGGATGTGCTGGCAAGATGGTCTATCTCCACTGCTGTAAAGGCCTTGATTGCCGAGTCGGGGAATTCCTTTTTTATCTCCACGAAGGTTTCTTCGAAAAATTCAAGCGGGATGTCGTGATGGCATCCGCCGACAACATGGACCTCACGCGGGGGAATCGGAGCGTCTTTAAGTTTCCGGATGATTTCCTCCCTGCTGAGCCTGAAGGCTCCTTCTTCGCCACGAACACGGGCGTAGGCGCAGAAAAGGCATCCGTTAACACATATGTTTGTGTAGTTGATGTGGCGGTTTATGACGTAAAAAGTCTTATTCCCGTGCAGGGCGCGGCGTTTGATTGATGCCAGGGCTCCAAGGGCGTTCAGGTCCGGGCAGCTGTAGAGTTTAAGACCGTCTTCAACGGACAGCCGCTCTCCGGCGAGAACCTTATCCAGAATGGAGCCGAGTCCTGCGTTTTGAAAGTAATTTTTTGAAATCATTTGTTCACCTTTGTTCTGCAGTAGATAAAAGTCGGGTCCGGCCATGTCAATACTGGATTTCCGGCTCGTTACGATATAGAAATCAGGGTATGAGAAAAATACTTGAAGTGGGCTATTCTCCATGCCCCAATGATACGTTTATATTCCATGCCCTTGCCAGCGGTGCTGTCCGGATTGAGCCTTTCAGCCTGAATATCACCCTTGCCGATGTGGAAGAGCTCAATTCCCTGGCCCGGTCGGGACGTATGGATGTCTGCAAGGTCTCGGCACACGCTGCCGCCCATATCATGAATGATTATGTCCTGCTGCGTGCAGGCGGAGCCATGGGGCGCGGAGTCGGTCCTCTTCTGCTTTCCGGAGAACCTTGTACCATAGGTGACCTGAATGGCAAGCGCGTAGCCATACCTGGACGCAACACCACAGCAAATCTCCTTTTCGGTCTTCTCTGCCGGGAGTCCGGGGTTCGGGTTGAAACCGAGGAAATGGTTTTCGACCGGATCATGCCTGCGGTGAAAGAGGGCAGAGTTGCGGCCGGGGTAGTCATTCACGAAGGCCGTTTCACCTATCAGACCATGGGATTGTCAAAAATAGAGGACCTTGGTCGATGGTGGGAGGATTTTTCCGGTCTGCCCATACCGCTTGGCTCCATTGCCATCAAACGCTCTCTTGGACCGGAGATCGCTTCACTCGTCAATTCTGCCATCCGCAAGAGCCTGACGTTATCACACGTGGATTCAAGTCTGGCCTGGCCTTATATCAAAGAACATGCGCAGGAGATGGATGATGCGGTCATCCGCGAGCACATTGAAACGTTCGTTACCGATTACTCAATGGATGTCGGTGAAGAAGGTGAGCAGGCTGTTTCCAGACTTCTGCGTGAAGCTGCTTTGATGGACAATATTGTCCTGCCCGACCTACCTGTCTTTATTGATGCGTGACCGCTGTTTTTAGACCGGGGCTTCGGCCTTATCTTTATCCGATCTGTCCCTGTTTCTGTCCTGACTGAGTATGACGCCGGTCATGACCAGTGCTGCGGCCGTAAACTGGATGCCCGTGAATCGTTCGTCCAGTATGACCCATCCCAGGACAAGGGTGAATACCGGGATAAGGTTGATGAAAGCCGAAGTCTGGTTGGCGGGCAGTTTGCTCATGCCGAAATTATATAATCCGTAGGCCCCAAGGGTTATGCAGATACCAAGATAAATGATCATGCCCAGCGCAAGGGGGTCAAAGGTTGTCGGCATGGTTGTGGAGGGCAGGACCAGCAGCGGCAGATAGAATATTGCGCCCATGAAAGCCTGAAACGCGGTCAGGAAAAGGGCCGAGTAGTAGGCGGTCATTTTTTTGAGAATGGTCATGTAGCCCACAGCGCAGCACATGGCCAGAAATTCCAGAAAATTACCGAGTATCGGATTCGGTGCGGAATCTGTTGATTCGGAGCACAGGGAAAGCCATATGCCGCCAGCTACCGCCAGTATGAATCCGGTAAGTGTTTTGCGGCTGAGTCTTTCATTGAGCACGAAGCGTGCCGAGACAGCCATCAGCAACGGCAATGTCGCGCAGATCATACCTGCCTGTGCGGCGGAAGTGTGGAGCAGGGCGTGGCTTTCGAACACAAAGTACATGCACGGTTCGCAAAATGCCATGATTGCCAGCCATTTGAAATCTCCCTTGCGGATAGGCTGCTTTCTGAAGCCGGGAATGAAAAATACAAAGCAGAGGGATGCCAGCATCATCCTGCCGAAAATGACCACGGTAGGATCGTATACAGCCATGGAAATTTTAAGTGCTATGAAGGAGCTGGACCAGAGAAGAACTGCAAGCAGCAAAGCCAGCACCGCAATATATCTGGACAGGAATCTGGACACGGGATCTTCCCTTATATTCCGGTTTTCCGGGTTCGGGCACGTTCGTGTCCGGTTGAAGAATCTGGCTGTTCCCTGCAGGGAAATACTAGGGGTGGAACGGGATTAAGACTTGTAGATTGTCCCGTCAGGATTGAATATGAGTTGTGAAATGCTTTGTCAACGGGATGTTTGTTGCGGATAGCTGAAAAAAACAATCGTTGAAATAAGAAAAACCCGGAAACCTCGCGGCTCCGGGTTTTTCCTTTATATGCGGTGTCGAGCTATCTGCACCATGCGAGGAGGTTGAACGAGGAGTAGCCGTTATCGGGATTTTCAGCGTAACGGCAACCGAGATTTGAGTCGTCGCGCTTATTGATGATGTCCTGATCAGATCCTGCGTAGTGCGGGCATTCATTGTTGTTGCAGACGACAATGACCCCCCAGCCGGATTCCGGAGGAGCAATCCAAGGGGAAAGAGGTTCTCCGCAGTGCGGGCAGGTCCTTTCTTCAAGTTCGACGCCTTTAAAAGTATAAGTCACGATAACTCTCCTTGATCTTTTCCTTGTTTGGTATGGTGTGAATTATTTCACAACTGTATTTAAGTTGTCGTTTGCGACAGTCAAGTCATTTGGCTTCAGATAATTCCCTTAATGCCTTGAAAAGGGCTCTTGAAGCTTTCGGCGGCTTGTTCTGGGCTTTTTCCTTTTTGGCATTGCGCGCCAACTGGGCCAGCCTCTGTCTGTCCGCATCCGGGTAAATTTCCAGCAGTTCGTCAAGGATAGACATGTCTCCCTCGACAAGGGAGTCGCGCCACTTTTCCAGTTGGTGGAATTTTTTGTTGTCCTTCCTGTTGCCGTCCTCAATATCATCAAGGAAGTCGATCAGCGGCCGGGAGTCCATATCCCGCATGAGCTTTCCCAGATATTGTGTCTGCCTGCGTCTTGCTTCATGCGAAGTCATGGAGATGGCATCCAGTACTTCCGTGATGAAATAATCGGGAAGACCGCATTTTTTTACCAGTTCCGGGCTGAGTTTCATCAACCGTTCAGCCAGGTCCTGCAGGGCGATCATGTCCCTTTTTTTCTGTGAGCGGCTCGGGCCGGAGTATTGTTCCTTGTCATCATACAGGTCTTCTGAGTCGTACATATATTGCTGTCCGGGTTGTTTTCGTTTTTATAAGTTCATCATCCACTTTTTTGCTGCACAGCACAAGCCCAGGCTACTTGCTGCGGTTTGTCAACCAAACTCCTGCGATGGTAAGCGTGCCACCTATAACAAGGAACATGTCAACCTGCTCTCCCAGCATTACAACTCCAAGGAAAATAGCAACAACCGGGACAAGGTTTATAAATATCCCTGTCTTTGAAGGTCCTATCTCCCTTATTGCCGAAAAATACCAGCTGAAGCTGAGCCCGGTACCGAGCAGGGCAAGGTACAGGACACATATGTAATCCACAAATGAAGCATTCATCGCTTCGTTTATGAGTCCATGGTACAACGCAGGTCCTATCAGCATAAAGGTGCCGAACAGGCAGGACCAGTATACCGATTCAAGAGCGGAGACTCTTCGAAGCACCGGCTTTCCGGCCAGCGAATAAGTTCCCCAGCTTAATGCGCAGCCGATGATGCACAGGTCTCCGAAATTTGCGCCTTCGGTTAATATGGATACAGGGTTTCCATGGCCTATGATGGTACTGACTCCAAGCAGGGCCAAGACGAACCCTACAGCTTTTCCGGGAGGAAATTTTTCTTTGAATATCAGCGCGGACCCCAGAGCGATGAAGCTCGGGGTGGCTGCGATTATCAATGCGGCCCTTCCTACGGGGACGGTCTTCAGGCCGCTGAAGAAAAGAATATTGTAGAGAAATACCCCGGTGAATCCGAGAAATGCCAACGGCAGAATATCCTTTCTGCTGCATCTGGGCTTGTGGCCTGTTCCTCTGCAGACCAGGAAAAACATGAATACTGTGGCAAAAAGAAAGCGCAGGAATGCTGCCGAGTAAGGGGTCAGATGTCCGGCAAGTGTGCGGCCGGCAATCCATGTTCCGCCCCAGAAAATAACTGATCCAATGAGTTTGAGATAGAGCAGGGTAGTGCTTGGCATATGGCTTAAATATTATTCCTTAGCAGGTTTATGGCGAATTCGGCTGCATCTTCCACAAGCGGGTAGCAAATATTTTCCTTGATACCATCTTTCTGGAATTTTATGCGGTCTCGGTCTTCACGAAAGTCGCATCCGCAAAGTTTGTAACAGTTGGTGCTGCCGAAACGTGTTTCGAACCAGGTGGTGAATTCCTGCGCCAGTGCATAGCAGTAATCCAGGTCCTGTTCCGGGTGCTGCCTTCCATGGAGCAGGCTTATCAGCAGCAGGCTTCCCTGATAGGCGCCGCATGTTCCTGTTGTTCTCGATGTCCCCGAGCAGAAAGCGGTTGCCATGGCCGGAATGGCCGGGTTTTTTATTCCCAATGTCTCGGCACCGGCCAAAAGTATACTTTCGGCACAGAGGTAGCCTTCTTGGAAGTATTCGCGCGCGTTATTTTTTTTCATATTCAGCTCCGTGGAACAGGGTTAATGAATAATATTCTTGCGTGTATGTAAGGCAGAGAGGGAATAAATTGCTTTTTTGCCGGGATTGTCGTAAAAAAAGTTTGGATTGTACGGGAAATTTGCGTTGATAATTGTGCAAATCGAATATTGTTCTCTGTGCTTGCTTTGTTCTGCATAATTACATAATGTACGAACTTAATTCGTCAAGAGTTGCCCGACATCTAAATCACAATCCGGCATTTTGCAATGCAGTAATCCGCGCCTCTGACCTCTGCACTTTTTTACGGTTTTTTGTTGACCGGTTTCGCCGTTATGTCCTGAATGGTGTATTATTCATCATTTTGTACAAAATTGTTTGTATATGACGGATCGGGTTGCAAGAACGTTTGATCTTACCATCAATCAAGTTTGCCCTGCCTGGACAAATCGGTATCTATAAGTTGAAAATTCTGCTATAAATAGAGTTACGCGGTAAATGTTCTTGTGTTAACGTATTTTACTTAATTTTTGTCTTGTTTTTGTGGTTAGCTGTGTGCTTTTGTCTTGACAAAACCTTTAAAATTGAATTTTATTCTTAAAGAGCAATGAGTAAGAGAAAAATTGACGAAACTGATCGTAGAATTCTGACGATACTTCAGAATAGTGGCAGAGTCTCCAATGCTGATATAGCCCGCAAAGTGGGCATGGCTCCTTCGGCAGTGTTGGAAAGAGTGCGTAAGCTTGAGCGCAAGGGCGTGCTGGTGGGCTATGAAGCCATAGTCGATCCAAAAGCTGTGGGCAGATCACTTACCGCCTTTATCTTTGTAAACGTAAACGAAGGTGTCGGTGCAACTTCAACAGGGCTGGCTCTTGCCAAGGTTCCAGGCGTCCTTGAGGTTCACTATTGTGCCGGGCGGGACAGTTATCTGATCAAAGTCCGCTGTGAAGATACCGACGGGCTTGCGATCATGCTGGGACAGATCGGCCGTATTGAAACTGTCCGCGACACCAATTCCACCATTGTTCTGAACACGATCAGGGAATCACGTGCAATTCCTTTGGAAGATGAAGATTTGAATTAGACGCAGACTGGGAAAATTTCCGCGAACAGGGCGGCTGTGGGCAGGTGCTCTAAGCATGCCCCGGGGAAGGTCTTTGATCGGTCTGCAAAATTTATCTTTTGATGAACCATTAAAGATCCAAGGAGAAAAGGTATGAGCGTTGAAATCTCCTCCCTCGACAGCAAGATCATTGATCGCGGAAAACTTTTTTTCAGTTCCATTTCCGGTGAAGCCCCCTCTGTCTTCAACAAGGGCTGGTGGACGGGAAAGGTAATGGACTGGGCCATGCAGAACGAAGAGTTCAAGGTCCAGATGTTTCGTTTTGTGGATGTCCTGCCGTATTTGAACACTTCGGAATCCCTTTCCAGACATATTGAGGAATACTTTGCCGGAGATGACAGCAATATTCCCGACGTTCTCAAGTGGGGAGCCACCAAGACCGGCTTCGGCGGCGGACTTGTCGCCAAGGTTCTCAACAAGACGATCCGTTCGAATATCGAGGGAATGGCCCGGCAGTTCATTATCGGGCAGGAGGCCAAGGAGGCTGTAAAAGGGATCCGCAAGCTCCGCAAGGACGGTTTTGCCTTTGTCCTGGACCTGCTCGGAGAAGCCACTGTTTCGGCTGAAGAGGCCGATGCCTACCGCGAAGGCTACATGGAAGTCCTAAATGCCATTGAGAAGGAATACAGGAAGTGGGACGGACTGGGAACCGGCGGAGAACTTGATTGGGGACATGCCCCGAAAATCAACGTTGCCGTTAAGCCTTCAGCCTTTTACTCCCAGTCCAAACCGGTTGATCTCGAAGGAACAGTCGAGGGCATGATCGCCAGTATCGAACCGGTTTACCGCAAGATAATGGACATGGGCGGATTCATGTGCATCGATATGGAACAGCTCAAGTACAAAGAGCCTACCGTGGAGATGTACAAGCGTCTTCGCAAGAAATATCCCGACTATCCTCATCTGGGAATAGTCTTTCAGGCATATCTCAAAAGTGTCGATAACGATGTGGCTGGATTGATTGCCTGGGCCAGAGATGAAAACCTGCCGATTTCAATCCGGCTGGTAAAAGGGGCCTACTGGGATTCGGAAACGGTAACAGCCAAGCAGAACGACTGGCCTGTTCCGGTCTGGACCCGCAAGCCTGAATCGGACATGGCATACGAGCGCGTGGCCCGTATGATTCTTGAAAATCACGATATCTGCCACTATGCCTGCGCTTCCCACAACATCCGTACCATTTCCGCAATCATGGAAATGGCTCAGGCCATGGGCGTTCCGGAAGACCGGTACGAGTTTCAGGTCCTTTACGGGATGGCGGAGCCGGTGCGCAAGGGGCTTAAAAATGTGGCCAAGCGAGTCCGCCTGTACTGCCCGTACGGTGATCTGATTCCCGGAATGGCTTATCTGGTTCGGCGACTGCTGGAAAATACTGCCAACGAATCATTTCTCAAACAGACCTTTGCTGATGAGGCCGATGTTAATCTCCTTCTTGAAAATCCGGAAAAAACCCTTGAGCGCGAGCTTGCCGCAAAGCCCCGCAGAACCAAGCCGGAAGCCGCTGAAGGGGAGCTGCCGACCTTTATCAACTTCGCCCCGGCCGATTTTACGGTCAAGGAACAGCGCGAAGCCTTTCCCGCAGCCATAGCCCGCTTGCGCAGCAAGCTGGGCAAACGTTATCCGCTCTACATCGGCGGCAGGGAAATTGTAACTGACGATACTCTGGATTCATATAATCCGGCCGATACCTCAGAAATTATCGGGACCGTATGTCAGGCCGGTACTGCCGAAGTGGATCAGGCTGTCGCTGTCGCCCGCGAGGCTTATCTGGACTGGCGCAATGTGGAACCGCGTGAACGGGCTGAATATCTGCTGAAAGCCGCCAATTATCTCAAGGAAAATGTTTATGACCTGTGTGCCATGCAGGTGCTTGAAGTAGGCAAGCAGTGGGATCAGGCTCAGGCCGATATAGGTGAAGCCATAGACTTCATGGAATACTACGCCCGTGAAATGATCCGGCTGGGCGAGCCCCGGCGCATGGGTAAGGCTCCCGGAGAATACTCCCGTTATTTCTATCAGGGTAAAGGGGTGGCTGCGGTTATTGCTCCGTGGAACTTCCCGCTGGCCATCAGCGTGGGTATGGTTTCCGCTGCAATCGTTGCAGGATGTCCGGTTGTGTATAAACCCGCCGGTCTTTCCTCGGCAGTCGGTTTCGGAATTGTCGATATGTTCCGGGCCGCAGGACTTCCCGCCGGTGTTTTCAACTATGTTCCGGGGCGTGGGTCAGTCATGGGCGACCATCTGGTGGACCACCCGGATGTTGCGGTAATCGCATTTACCGGTTCCATGGAAGTGGGGCTGCGTATTCAGGAACGTGCCGCCAAAGTTCATCCCGGGCAGGAACAGTGCAAGAAAGTCATTGCCGAGATGGGAGGTAAGAATGCCATTATCATTGATGACGATGCCGATCTTGACGAAGCCGTGCTGGGCGTGCTTTATGCCGCTTTCGGTTTTCAGGGGCAGAAATGCTCAGCATGTTCCCGGGTAATCGTGCTGGATTCCATCTATGACCGCTTCCTGCACAGGTTGAAGGAAGCCGCCGGCTCCATAAAAATCGGTCCTGCCGAGGACCCGGCCAACTATATGGGCCCTGTTGTGGATGAGGGTGCAAAGCAGAACGTATTGGAGTACTGCCGCATAGCCGAGTCCGAAGGATCGGTTGTCGTCAAACGCGAAGCTGCACCGGAATACCTTGAAAAAGGCTGCTACGCACCGCTGCTCATTGTTGATGGTATCACAAAGGACCACCGTATTGCGCAGGAAGAGGTCTTCGGGCCGGTTCTCGCTGTAATGCGTGCCGGTAACTTCAGTGAGGCCATCGACATTGCCAACGCTACCAAGTTCGGGCTGACCGGGTCAGTATATTCCAGGAGCCCGAAACATCTGGAGCTGGCATCCAGAGAATTTCGGGTCGGCAACCTCTACCTCAATAAACCGAGTGTCGGGGCTTTGGTGGAACGGCATGCGTTCGGCGGATTCAAGATGTCCGGCGTGGGTTCCAAGTCGGGCGGTCCCGATTACCTGCTGCAGTTCATGGATCCAAGAATAGTCTGCGAAAATACCATTCGGCGTGGATTCACTCCCATTTCCGATGATGATGACTGGGTCGAATAAATCCGATTGCCTACTCCTTTTAATGTAACAAAAACCCCCGGCAGGATTTTTTCCTCGCCGGGGGTTTTCGTATTTGTCTTATTCGTAATTTTCGTTTGTTACAGATATTTTTTCTTTTGGATAGGGTGCTGACCGAAAACTGAATGTGTCAGCCTATGTTAAGAAAAAATAATTCCTGTTTTGATGAAAGAGATATAATCTGTTCATCAATGCACCTGTAATAAGCTGATATTCTTTACAGCATGAAGATGAGAACCTGGATCAGGCCGATGAGGAAACCAAGTACTCCGCCGATCACTTCGATAAATTTGAATTCCTTTTTCATTATGGAGAAAAGGATTGCCTCAAGTTGTTCCATGGAAAAACATTCAACCTTGTCCTGAACCAGACATTTGAAATCCAGTGAACACTCAAGTTGGGACGAAGTGGTTTCAATGAGTTTAGGCAGCATTTCATCAAGTTCTTTGGAGAGCATTCCCTTGACAGTTTTCATTGTTTCGTCATTCAGAAACATTCCTACCATCGGATGCAGGCTTGTCAGCCGTTCACGAAAGAAAACGTCCAGATAATCCAGAACAACTTCCTTGTGGCTGTCTATGAACTTAGGGTCATGAATGACATTTTTTATATCTGTATGAGAGATGAGTTCGCGTTCTATCATCTCGCCGAGACGGGCTGCCAGTTCTTTCTGTCGTTTGGGAAATATGCCCTGAATTGTAAACGGACCTATTTTTATAGGATGATGCGGGTGGAAAAGCATTTTTACAGCAAGATAGTTGGTGAACCACCCGATGAGAGCGCAGATTACAGGTGAGAGCAGCAGCTTTATTGTTATCATTATTCTATAAACCTCTTGTTGTTGTAGTAGTTCTCCGTGATACGGAAACGCGGTGACATAGTTGTCTAAAATGATGAAAAGAGCAAGTAAATACAATGCAATGTCGTATATATTATGTATTGTGCCTTGTTTTAATGATGCAAAATCGTAACCTAAGTGTAAAAATGCTTGATTAGTTGTAAAATCAGTGTAATATGCGTTTTCTGCATTGGGGGAATCAATCACTGGAGGGGAGTTGTGAGTAGGTTTCCTGATACTGAAGATACAGTAGAGTATGGTCAATTGAAGAAAGCATACGAAGAATTAAAGAAGTTGACTTTGGAAAAGTGCCCCGAATGCGGACAGGTCCGGTTTCGGGATCTTTTCGATGGAGCTGCTTCAGCCATTGCCGTTCTGGACTCTCTGGGGAATGTCCTTTGCATTAACAATGCCTTCCGGGATTTGAGCGGTTATGCTTCAAGTGAAATCATTGGTCAACCTTTGTGCCAAATTGTAACTAAATCTGGCGATACCGAGGGGCGTGAATTTCTGGAAAATATTTTCAGTACTCCGGATTTACGTTCGAATCTGAGTATGCCCATCGTTGATAGACATCAGGAACAGCATTACGTGGACCTGAGCATAGCTAATGTCGACATCGGTTCCGGGCAGCGGAACAGCATCTGTATTTTTTCGGATGTGACCAGTGAACGTGAAAACGAGATGCGGCGAGAAGAACTCATCGAGGAGCTGATGGAAGCCAAGGAACTGCAGGAGGACAACTCCGCAAGGCTGACCATGCTGCTGCACGAACTGGACGAAAAGAATCTGGAGCTTGAAACGGAAGTTGCGGAAAGGAAAAAAGCGGAAGCTCTGCTGCGGGAAAGTGAGGAACGGTTCAAAAATCTGAGCATTACCGATCAGCTGACAGGGCTTTTCAACCGGCGGCATATGGTGGACGTTGCTGAAAGGGAAGTTTCCGTCAGCAATAAGATGAACAGCCCGCTCAGCTTTATCCTCATGGATATTGACGATTTCAAGGTATACAATGATACCTACGGCCATGCAGCCGGGGATGTTGTGCTCGCACGTGTAGGACGCATAATTCGCGAAACCGTGAGGGATACGGACCTTGCATTTCGTTATGGCGGAGAGGAATTTCTAATTGTATTGCCTGTAACTGACGGCCCTACTGCAATGCAGCTGGCCGAGGAAATACGAAAAGCCGTTTCAAGAGAGAGATATTATCCTGCCGGAAACGGAGTTGTTCAGAAGACCATGAGTATAGGCGTTGCGCAGTATCTCATCGGTGAGCCGCTGGAAAAAGTGCTCAAACGGGCAGATGACAATATGTACAAGTCGAAAATTCGCGGCAAGAACAAGGTATATTTTTCCTGTGAGACAGGAGATTCACAGTTCGGTTAAAACCTTTGTTTTGTCGTACGGAGCATTTTTACCTATTTTTTTGCAACCGTTTCGGAAAGATCCCTCTCCAACTCGGTGAATATTTCTTTTGCCCCGCAGTTCAGTGCAGAGACAAGAGTTTTCGCTTCTGTGTCTTTCAGTTCAATTGCCCGGCTGAAGTTTCGTGAGTAAATTATCGGCAGGCCGGGATTTTCATTATCCAGCAGGAAAAACTGCATTTTCAGTATCGCCTTGTGCGGATCGCTTGAGTAATCCCCGTAAATTGCGTTTACGACCCCTTCAAGAATAAGGTTTCCGGTCCCCATGCTTTCCGGCCCCAGTACATTGGCGAAGAGTCCTGAATCAGACATCCAGGAGTGCAGCTCCTGAGTCATCATGGCTGCCGGGGTGATGAAAAACGCGTTGTAGTAATCCGATTCAAATGAGTTTGGTCCTGTTTTGTAGACCAGATTTCTGTCTTCATACCTTGGGGATATCTTTACCCTGCGGATAGTAAGGTTTGTGGTTGATTCCGGTTTCTTCGGTTCCGCCTTGTCCCTTGGAATATCAATGGTGAAGTATTTACGTTCCAGAGACGGGCGTTCAAGCTTTACGCACCCTGAGATGGCCGTTATGCCGAGTATCAGAAGCAGGACTGCTGCTTTTTGCAGTATATTTGAATTACCTAAATAATCTCTCATGTTCATCTCCATTCTAAGATATATCCGGCTCGGTAAAGTTGCCATTTTGCCTTGCGATTTATCCATCGCAGTCGTTTTCATACCTGATTGAATTATCTTTTTACACCCGGCGTCATGATTTATCCATACGGTGGTTCTGGAACCTTCGTATATGTGTCCCGTTTGGCCGTCCCCGGCACACCCGGACGGGCCTTCGGCTATTTAACATGACCTTTTCTGGGCGGTTCACCGAAAAGAACACCTGACGGATACTGTCTGGCCTCGTTGCTGAGTTCCCGCAGATTTTCTACCAGACGCCGCACGTTATCCAGTATGGAATCTATGTTGCCCTGCTGACCGGCCACGGTCATATTCACCCGCGAAAGAGTGCTTTCAAAGCGCACAGCAGCAGCCTTTATCCTGTCCGAAGCATCGCTGATATTGTTGAGCGTTTTGGAAAGATCGGTAAGAGTCTGCTTGGTCTGGTTGCTGTTGATATATGTTTCCATCCCCCCGACAACATTTTTGGCGCTTGCCGAGGCAATGCGGATGTCATGCAGTGCCATAACAATATCTCCGGAAGAACTATCCATAACCTTGCGCAGGTTGGCGGCGGATGCGGCCACGTCCGGCATGAGAGTGTCAATCTCCGGCGCTGCGAGCAACTGGTTGATCCTGGTCATGAATTTTTCGGTCTGTGCAAGGGTTCCGGTCAGTTTCTTGCTTATGGCCCCTGCATCGGAACTCTCAAGGAATTTGGAGAGGCTCTGGGCTACTGAGCGGACATCTTCCACCGCTTCGGAAATCTTGGCCTGGTTGATGTCTTCAAGAGTTTCGCTGATAGACGCAACTGCTCCTTCAACCCTGCTGAGCATGGACGGGGCGGAGGGGACATATATATTTTCCGGTTTCCAGGTTATTTTCAGCGGGTGATTTTTGGTCGGGTCCACATAGTCTATTTCCAGAAAAAGCTGTCCGGTCAGCCCTAGAGATACTGTTCGAGCACGCAGCCCCAGTTTTATCTCTTTGTTGAGATACTTCATGATGTCATTTACTTCTTTGCTCTTGAACATTTCATGGGTTATTTCACCCTGAACGTACACGTAGCGCATGTCCGTCTGGTCCATCTTTGTATAATGGTCGGTGACAAATCCTATTTCGCTTACCGAGCCGATCTTGACTCCTCGGAATTTTATGGGGGAGCCTATTTCCAGTCCGTTTACGGATTCGTTGAGGTATGTTTCCATTTTTACCGAGTGCTGGAATATCTTCCCTGCACCCAGAATCGCCAGAACCACGACCAACAGCATGGTACCGATGATTATGAAGAGTCCCACTCTGAACGGGTTGGTTTTGCGACTCATATTTTCTCCGTCGTTAATGAGGATTTTTCGTCTCTGGTTTTAATATCGCGCAGGAAGAAGCTGCGGACGATAGGGTGGTCCGATTCATCGCGGAGTTTTCTCGGGTCTCCTTCTGCGATGATTCCTTTAGTGCTTTTGTCGAGCATTATTACCCTGTCCGCAATGGAAAAGATGGATTGCAGTTCGTGGGTGACGATTACAAAGGTCACGCCCAGCGATCGGGAAAGGTTGCGGATAAGCTCGTCCAGTTCCGCGGAGGTAATGGGGTCAAGGCCGGCGGAAGGTTCATCAAGAAATAGAATTTTCGGATCAAGGGCCATGGCTCTTGCTATGGCTCCGCGCTTGAGCATTCCGCCTGATAGCTCGGAAGGCATTTTGTCTGCGGACGCTTCCAGTCCCACAAGGGAAAGCTTCATGCGGGCAGTGTAGTCCATGGCCTCGCGAGGCATGGAAGTGAATTCTTCAAGCGGCAGGCGGACATTTTCCAGGAG
This window harbors:
- a CDS encoding proline dehydrogenase family protein; this translates as MSVEISSLDSKIIDRGKLFFSSISGEAPSVFNKGWWTGKVMDWAMQNEEFKVQMFRFVDVLPYLNTSESLSRHIEEYFAGDDSNIPDVLKWGATKTGFGGGLVAKVLNKTIRSNIEGMARQFIIGQEAKEAVKGIRKLRKDGFAFVLDLLGEATVSAEEADAYREGYMEVLNAIEKEYRKWDGLGTGGELDWGHAPKINVAVKPSAFYSQSKPVDLEGTVEGMIASIEPVYRKIMDMGGFMCIDMEQLKYKEPTVEMYKRLRKKYPDYPHLGIVFQAYLKSVDNDVAGLIAWARDENLPISIRLVKGAYWDSETVTAKQNDWPVPVWTRKPESDMAYERVARMILENHDICHYACASHNIRTISAIMEMAQAMGVPEDRYEFQVLYGMAEPVRKGLKNVAKRVRLYCPYGDLIPGMAYLVRRLLENTANESFLKQTFADEADVNLLLENPEKTLERELAAKPRRTKPEAAEGELPTFINFAPADFTVKEQREAFPAAIARLRSKLGKRYPLYIGGREIVTDDTLDSYNPADTSEIIGTVCQAGTAEVDQAVAVAREAYLDWRNVEPRERAEYLLKAANYLKENVYDLCAMQVLEVGKQWDQAQADIGEAIDFMEYYAREMIRLGEPRRMGKAPGEYSRYFYQGKGVAAVIAPWNFPLAISVGMVSAAIVAGCPVVYKPAGLSSAVGFGIVDMFRAAGLPAGVFNYVPGRGSVMGDHLVDHPDVAVIAFTGSMEVGLRIQERAAKVHPGQEQCKKVIAEMGGKNAIIIDDDADLDEAVLGVLYAAFGFQGQKCSACSRVIVLDSIYDRFLHRLKEAAGSIKIGPAEDPANYMGPVVDEGAKQNVLEYCRIAESEGSVVVKREAAPEYLEKGCYAPLLIVDGITKDHRIAQEEVFGPVLAVMRAGNFSEAIDIANATKFGLTGSVYSRSPKHLELASREFRVGNLYLNKPSVGALVERHAFGGFKMSGVGSKSGGPDYLLQFMDPRIVCENTIRRGFTPISDDDDWVE
- a CDS encoding DUF445 family protein encodes the protein MITIKLLLSPVICALIGWFTNYLAVKMLFHPHHPIKIGPFTIQGIFPKRQKELAARLGEMIERELISHTDIKNVIHDPKFIDSHKEVVLDYLDVFFRERLTSLHPMVGMFLNDETMKTVKGMLSKELDEMLPKLIETTSSQLECSLDFKCLVQDKVECFSMEQLEAILFSIMKKEFKFIEVIGGVLGFLIGLIQVLIFML
- a CDS encoding diguanylate cyclase translates to MSRFPDTEDTVEYGQLKKAYEELKKLTLEKCPECGQVRFRDLFDGAASAIAVLDSLGNVLCINNAFRDLSGYASSEIIGQPLCQIVTKSGDTEGREFLENIFSTPDLRSNLSMPIVDRHQEQHYVDLSIANVDIGSGQRNSICIFSDVTSERENEMRREELIEELMEAKELQEDNSARLTMLLHELDEKNLELETEVAERKKAEALLRESEERFKNLSITDQLTGLFNRRHMVDVAEREVSVSNKMNSPLSFILMDIDDFKVYNDTYGHAAGDVVLARVGRIIRETVRDTDLAFRYGGEEFLIVLPVTDGPTAMQLAEEIRKAVSRERYYPAGNGVVQKTMSIGVAQYLIGEPLEKVLKRADDNMYKSKIRGKNKVYFSCETGDSQFG
- a CDS encoding MlaD family protein, producing the protein MSRKTNPFRVGLFIIIGTMLLVVVLAILGAGKIFQHSVKMETYLNESVNGLEIGSPIKFRGVKIGSVSEIGFVTDHYTKMDQTDMRYVYVQGEITHEMFKSKEVNDIMKYLNKEIKLGLRARTVSLGLTGQLFLEIDYVDPTKNHPLKITWKPENIYVPSAPSMLSRVEGAVASISETLEDINQAKISEAVEDVRSVAQSLSKFLESSDAGAISKKLTGTLAQTEKFMTRINQLLAAPEIDTLMPDVAASAANLRKVMDSSSGDIVMALHDIRIASASAKNVVGGMETYINSNQTKQTLTDLSKTLNNISDASDRIKAAAVRFESTLSRVNMTVAGQQGNIDSILDNVRRLVENLRELSNEARQYPSGVLFGEPPRKGHVK